A section of the Kribbella sp. HUAS MG21 genome encodes:
- a CDS encoding HAMP domain-containing sensor histidine kinase has translation MGLRGKLGLIFLLVSSLAILVLCVAVYTQAQSARLDRTRSFADERIQLAAQSYDTNDVPVFGAKLDDPDLPPQLREAVLAGKRATFKTGSPHAKMWAAVAVKDGKVLSIEQDYESTDDSMKALQQALILGGIGTVALVALVSVILAGSLSKRIVAVAGTARRIAAGDLDASAAEAVGKGKDEVQSLATALDTMASSLRGQLEAERRFTADVAHDLRTPVTGLTTAAELLPPGRPSELVRDRAKVLRRLVEDLLEIARFDSGVEQADLELVGLGAFVGSAVGRLRMQQALAPDSVIVHQVGPDETVSTDSRRIERILANLIVNGLRHGKPPVEVTVSGRTVEVVDHGNGYPEELIAEGPRRFRSGMAERGVGHGLGLTIAAGHAKVLGAELTFGEAPGGGALARLVLPAGPETQP, from the coding sequence ATGGGACTGCGCGGCAAGCTCGGTCTCATCTTCCTGCTGGTCTCGTCGCTCGCCATCCTGGTGCTGTGCGTCGCGGTCTACACCCAGGCGCAGTCGGCCCGGCTGGACCGGACGCGCAGCTTCGCGGACGAGCGGATCCAGCTGGCGGCGCAGAGCTACGACACCAACGACGTACCGGTGTTCGGGGCGAAGCTCGACGATCCGGACCTGCCGCCGCAGCTGCGGGAGGCCGTGCTCGCGGGGAAGCGGGCCACGTTCAAGACCGGGTCGCCGCACGCGAAGATGTGGGCGGCGGTCGCGGTCAAGGACGGCAAGGTGCTGTCGATCGAGCAGGACTACGAGAGCACCGACGACTCGATGAAGGCGTTGCAGCAGGCGCTGATCCTCGGCGGGATCGGTACGGTCGCGCTGGTCGCCCTGGTCAGCGTGATCCTCGCGGGCAGCCTGTCCAAGCGGATCGTCGCCGTCGCGGGTACGGCGCGGCGGATCGCGGCCGGGGACCTGGACGCGTCCGCGGCGGAGGCCGTCGGCAAGGGCAAGGACGAGGTGCAGTCGCTGGCGACCGCGCTGGACACCATGGCCAGTTCGTTGCGCGGCCAGCTCGAGGCGGAACGCCGCTTCACCGCCGACGTCGCCCACGATCTCCGTACGCCGGTCACCGGCCTGACGACCGCGGCCGAGCTGCTGCCGCCGGGACGTCCCAGCGAGCTGGTCCGGGACCGCGCCAAGGTGCTGCGCCGGCTCGTCGAGGACCTGCTGGAGATCGCCCGGTTCGACTCGGGCGTCGAGCAGGCCGACCTGGAGCTGGTCGGTCTCGGCGCGTTCGTCGGGTCCGCGGTCGGCCGGTTGCGGATGCAGCAGGCGCTCGCGCCGGACAGCGTGATCGTGCACCAGGTCGGCCCGGACGAGACGGTGTCGACCGACTCCCGGCGGATCGAGCGGATTCTGGCCAACCTGATCGTCAACGGCCTGCGGCACGGCAAGCCGCCGGTCGAGGTGACGGTCAGCGGCCGGACGGTCGAAGTGGTTGACCACGGCAACGGGTACCCCGAGGAACTGATTGCCGAGGGCCCGCGCCGGTTCCGGTCCGGGATGGCCGAGCGCGGCGTCGGCCACGGTCTCGGCCTGACGATCGCGGCCGGTCACGCGAAGGTGCTCGGCGCCGAGCTGACCTTCGGCGAGGCACCCGGCGGCGGTGCCCTGGCCCGGCTGGTGCTGCCGGCCGGACCTGAGACGCAGCCGTAA
- a CDS encoding endo-alpha-N-acetylgalactosaminidase family protein: MKRSVGCGVLAVALAAGLLGVPTGARAQQTDGDLTLRSPELTVTVGADFPRVIKYVDNASGQALGGQPDAISTITINGVARAARLAAPPAADGGRASYRLVFDALPGVELDASLSVTGRVTTFAIDAVRDTAASRVHTIDVPDHDLVSVASTDAGATTAFTTLDPDSTRTADRITPVTASTPGEASATGAAYAFVNTGGLAAGIESNSTYDKPSGQSVDDGARFWHRARKAADGSTRVSVWSGQWTYRADTSPYTEPLPWAKVVVTPDANQDGTVDWEDGAVAFRTIMTEPNGGELVKDRVITHIPFNFASQATHPFLRTLDDVKRISLATDGLGQMAILKGYGSEGHDSAHPDYGGNYNTRAGGLADLNTLLRQGKSWNAAFGVHVNATESYPEANAFSEELVDKNARGWNWLNQSYYIKQRPDLASGNIVKRFQQLRDETDKNLQQLYIDVYYQSGWLADGLSRQLADQGWQISTEWADRHERTSLWSHWATDLDYGGATNKGLNSKIIRFVRNHEKDVWNNDPILGQASLVEFEGWTGETDWNAFYSNIWQRNLPTKFLQQQKILDWNAGDIRFSGGVRGAVENGKRAVYVGNAKVLDGDKYLLPWDGNKKLYHYNPAGGRTTWQLPAALAGVSTFTAYQLSDTGRTKPTTIRAEHGSISLNAVPGKPYVLYPVTAPKPRVVTWGEGTHLKDPGFNAGNLTAWNPTGGATIDRVENGQHVASLGTRASSLRQQLTGLTPGRTYSASAWIEVEPGKSRPTTISVGGVKNVVTRSTVENMVAADDKHGAYYQRVRILFEAKDRTAYLGIGAAAGAARVRVDDVRVVETTPPAAGLVADFENVDQGWGPFVKGDAGGVTDPRTVLASKHAPYTQAGWNGKLVDDVLDGEWSLKSHEENAGLVYRTAPWTVNFQPGHKYKVSFDYVSGRAGQYAWVQGVDRPASVEVKATPIGEQRTKATFSQEFVAGCGGDYWVGLRKLSGGGNQADFVIDNFAVTDLGTTSEPADCTSVAVSGVTGLVSGEANTVKTTFTNNDVVAANDITLGLTAPDGWTVAPTTPATHASVAAGTSVTTTWDLTPPAGTPEGKYPLTVTGGRATVAAEATVLPPGIVPQSRITVTDVSSEDAATGGAATAALDGNPSTIWHSAWSQVSTPPGYPHHMTLDLGSTYQVNGFSYLPRQSGTNGMFKGYELYVSADGQNWGTPVASGAFPNSTAVQKLDFTAKAGRYVKFVGTSSLNGAVFGSAAEFNVYGTR; this comes from the coding sequence ATGAAACGTTCAGTGGGGTGTGGAGTACTGGCCGTAGCGCTGGCCGCCGGTCTGTTGGGCGTGCCCACGGGCGCGCGGGCCCAGCAGACCGACGGCGACCTGACGCTGCGGTCGCCGGAGCTGACGGTCACCGTCGGGGCGGACTTCCCCCGGGTGATCAAGTACGTCGACAACGCCTCCGGGCAGGCCCTCGGCGGGCAACCCGACGCGATCTCGACCATCACGATCAACGGCGTCGCCCGCGCCGCGCGACTGGCCGCGCCGCCCGCGGCCGACGGGGGCCGCGCGTCGTACCGGCTCGTCTTCGACGCCCTGCCCGGCGTCGAGCTGGACGCCAGCCTGAGCGTGACCGGGCGCGTGACGACGTTCGCGATCGACGCGGTCCGCGACACCGCGGCGAGCCGGGTGCACACGATCGACGTCCCGGACCACGACCTGGTCTCGGTGGCGAGCACGGACGCCGGCGCGACCACCGCGTTCACCACCCTGGACCCGGACTCGACGCGCACCGCGGACCGGATCACGCCGGTCACCGCGAGCACGCCGGGCGAGGCGTCCGCGACCGGAGCGGCGTACGCGTTCGTCAACACCGGCGGGCTCGCCGCGGGCATCGAGTCGAACTCGACGTACGACAAGCCGTCCGGTCAGTCCGTCGACGACGGCGCCCGGTTCTGGCACCGGGCCCGCAAGGCGGCCGACGGCAGTACGCGCGTCAGCGTCTGGAGCGGCCAGTGGACCTACCGTGCCGACACCTCGCCGTACACCGAGCCGCTCCCGTGGGCGAAGGTCGTCGTGACGCCGGACGCGAACCAGGACGGCACCGTCGACTGGGAGGACGGCGCGGTCGCGTTCCGCACGATCATGACCGAGCCGAATGGCGGCGAGCTGGTCAAGGACCGGGTGATCACGCACATCCCGTTCAACTTCGCCAGCCAGGCCACGCACCCGTTCCTGCGCACGCTCGACGACGTGAAGCGGATCTCGCTGGCCACCGACGGACTCGGCCAGATGGCGATCCTCAAGGGGTACGGCTCCGAGGGGCACGACTCCGCGCACCCGGACTACGGCGGCAACTACAACACCCGGGCCGGCGGCCTCGCCGACCTGAACACGCTGCTCCGGCAGGGCAAGTCCTGGAACGCGGCGTTCGGCGTCCACGTGAACGCGACCGAGTCCTACCCGGAGGCGAACGCGTTCAGCGAGGAGCTGGTCGACAAGAACGCCCGGGGCTGGAACTGGCTGAACCAGAGCTACTACATCAAGCAGCGTCCGGACCTTGCCTCGGGCAACATCGTGAAGCGGTTCCAGCAGCTCCGTGACGAGACGGACAAGAACCTGCAGCAGCTGTACATCGACGTGTACTACCAGTCCGGCTGGCTGGCCGACGGCCTCAGCCGGCAGCTCGCCGACCAGGGCTGGCAGATCTCCACCGAGTGGGCCGACCGGCACGAGCGCACCTCGCTCTGGTCGCACTGGGCGACCGACCTCGACTACGGCGGCGCCACCAACAAGGGCCTGAACAGCAAGATCATCCGGTTCGTCCGCAACCACGAGAAGGACGTCTGGAACAACGACCCGATCCTCGGCCAGGCCTCGCTCGTGGAGTTCGAGGGCTGGACCGGCGAGACCGACTGGAACGCGTTCTACAGCAACATCTGGCAGCGCAACCTGCCGACGAAGTTCCTGCAGCAGCAGAAGATCCTGGACTGGAACGCGGGCGACATCCGGTTCTCCGGCGGCGTCCGCGGCGCGGTCGAGAACGGCAAGCGGGCCGTGTACGTCGGCAACGCGAAGGTGCTCGACGGCGACAAGTACCTGCTCCCGTGGGACGGCAACAAGAAGCTGTACCACTACAACCCGGCAGGCGGGCGTACGACGTGGCAGCTGCCCGCCGCTCTCGCCGGTGTCAGCACCTTCACCGCGTACCAGCTGTCGGACACCGGCCGGACCAAGCCGACCACCATCCGGGCCGAGCACGGAAGCATCTCGCTCAACGCAGTCCCGGGCAAGCCGTACGTGCTCTACCCGGTAACTGCTCCGAAGCCGCGGGTAGTGACCTGGGGTGAAGGCACGCACCTGAAGGACCCCGGCTTCAACGCCGGCAACCTCACCGCCTGGAACCCGACCGGCGGCGCGACCATCGACAGGGTCGAGAACGGGCAGCACGTCGCGTCGCTCGGCACACGTGCATCCTCGCTCCGTCAGCAGCTCACCGGACTGACCCCGGGTCGCACCTACAGCGCGTCCGCGTGGATCGAGGTCGAGCCGGGCAAGTCGCGGCCGACGACGATCTCCGTCGGCGGGGTGAAGAATGTGGTGACCAGATCGACCGTCGAGAATATGGTTGCCGCCGACGACAAACACGGCGCGTACTACCAGCGGGTGCGAATCCTCTTCGAAGCCAAGGATCGCACCGCTTACCTCGGAATCGGAGCAGCGGCGGGGGCAGCGCGGGTGCGGGTGGACGATGTACGGGTCGTGGAGACGACGCCGCCCGCCGCCGGGCTGGTCGCGGACTTCGAGAACGTCGACCAGGGCTGGGGCCCGTTCGTGAAGGGTGATGCGGGTGGCGTCACGGATCCGCGGACGGTGCTTGCGAGCAAGCATGCGCCGTACACCCAGGCGGGCTGGAACGGAAAGCTCGTCGACGACGTGCTCGACGGCGAATGGTCGCTCAAGTCGCACGAGGAGAATGCGGGCCTCGTCTACCGGACTGCGCCGTGGACGGTGAACTTCCAGCCGGGCCACAAGTACAAGGTCAGCTTCGACTACGTGAGCGGCCGTGCCGGGCAGTACGCGTGGGTCCAGGGGGTCGACCGCCCGGCGTCGGTCGAGGTCAAGGCGACGCCGATCGGTGAGCAGCGGACGAAGGCGACGTTCAGCCAGGAGTTCGTGGCCGGCTGCGGCGGCGACTACTGGGTCGGCCTGCGCAAGCTCAGCGGCGGCGGCAACCAGGCCGACTTCGTGATCGACAACTTCGCCGTCACCGATCTCGGTACGACGTCCGAGCCGGCGGACTGCACCTCGGTCGCGGTGTCCGGCGTGACGGGTCTCGTCTCCGGCGAGGCGAACACGGTGAAGACGACGTTCACCAACAACGACGTGGTCGCGGCGAACGACATCACGCTCGGGCTGACCGCGCCGGACGGCTGGACGGTCGCGCCGACGACACCAGCCACGCACGCGTCCGTTGCCGCAGGCACCAGTGTGACGACGACATGGGACCTGACGCCGCCCGCCGGTACGCCGGAGGGCAAGTACCCGCTGACGGTGACGGGCGGCCGCGCGACGGTCGCCGCCGAAGCGACTGTGCTGCCGCCGGGCATCGTCCCGCAGTCGCGGATCACGGTGACCGACGTGAGCAGTGAGGACGCCGCGACGGGTGGTGCGGCGACAGCGGCGCTGGACGGAAACCCCAGCACCATCTGGCATTCCGCGTGGTCCCAGGTCAGTACACCGCCCGGTTACCCGCACCACATGACGCTCGATCTCGGGTCGACGTACCAGGTCAACGGGTTCAGTTACCTGCCACGGCAGAGCGGGACCAACGGGATGTTCAAGGGGTACGAGCTCTACGTCAGCGCGGACGGGCAGAACTGGGGTACGCCGGTCGCGTCGGGTGCGTTCCCGAACTCCACCGCCGTACAGAAGCTGGACTTCACGGCCAAGGCGGGCCGGTACGTGAAGTTCGTCGGCACCAGCTCGCTCAACGGCGCCGTCTTCGGCTCCGCCGCGGAGTTCAACGTCTACGGCACCCGCTGA
- a CDS encoding FAD-linked oxidase C-terminal domain-containing protein, with protein sequence MSEVVEQLRQVLPPEALVTDPDRMESYRYDRAMFCPAGMPLAVVLARETAHVQAAVRIANEAGVPIVPQGARSGLSGAANALDGCVVISLEKMDRILAVEPVDRYVVTQPGVYNAVLSRAVAEHGLFYPPDPSSWEFCSIGGNLSTNSGGLCCVKYGVTTDYVLGLEVVLADGRVLRTGRKTVKGVAGYDLTKLIVGSEGTLGIITEATLMLRPQAAKPRTMAALFGSGVEAGNAILEIIRSGVSLSLLEIMDRTTIRAVNKYKRMDLPDEAAAMLIAQSDAGGEAGAADVAAVAKLCRDHGALECIEAEDDAEGDLLLEGRRAALTALEQLGTTMIDDVAVPRSRLAEFIGRIEELSAELDITIGVLGHAGDGNMHPTVVFDQADPAQAERAQVAFDRVMEIGLELGGTITGEHGVGVLKRTWLAEEIGPVALDVHRAIKSALDPKNLLNPGKVVAG encoded by the coding sequence ATGAGTGAGGTTGTCGAGCAGCTGCGTCAGGTCCTGCCGCCCGAGGCGCTGGTCACCGATCCGGACCGGATGGAGAGCTACCGGTACGACCGGGCGATGTTCTGCCCGGCCGGGATGCCGCTCGCCGTCGTGCTGGCCCGGGAGACCGCGCACGTCCAGGCCGCGGTCCGGATCGCGAACGAGGCCGGCGTACCGATCGTGCCGCAGGGCGCGCGGTCCGGCCTGTCCGGCGCGGCGAACGCGCTCGACGGGTGCGTCGTGATCTCGCTGGAGAAGATGGACCGGATCCTGGCCGTCGAGCCGGTGGACCGGTACGTCGTCACGCAGCCGGGCGTCTACAACGCGGTGCTGTCCCGCGCGGTCGCCGAGCACGGGCTGTTCTACCCGCCGGACCCGTCCAGCTGGGAGTTCTGCTCGATCGGCGGCAACCTGTCCACGAACTCGGGCGGCCTGTGCTGCGTGAAGTACGGCGTGACCACCGACTACGTGCTCGGCCTGGAGGTCGTGCTCGCCGACGGCCGGGTGCTGCGGACCGGCCGGAAGACCGTGAAGGGCGTCGCCGGGTACGACCTGACCAAGCTGATCGTCGGCAGCGAGGGCACGCTCGGCATCATCACCGAGGCCACCCTGATGCTCCGCCCGCAGGCCGCGAAGCCGCGCACGATGGCCGCGCTGTTCGGTTCCGGCGTCGAGGCCGGGAACGCGATCCTGGAGATCATCCGCAGCGGCGTCTCGCTCAGCCTGCTGGAGATCATGGACCGGACCACGATCCGCGCGGTCAACAAGTACAAGCGGATGGACCTGCCCGACGAGGCGGCCGCGATGCTGATCGCGCAGTCCGACGCGGGCGGCGAGGCGGGGGCCGCGGACGTCGCCGCGGTGGCCAAGCTGTGCCGCGACCACGGCGCGCTGGAGTGCATCGAGGCCGAGGACGACGCCGAGGGCGACCTGCTGCTGGAGGGCCGCCGGGCGGCACTGACCGCGCTGGAACAACTCGGTACGACGATGATCGACGACGTCGCCGTACCGCGGTCGCGGCTGGCGGAGTTCATCGGCCGGATCGAGGAGCTGTCGGCGGAGCTGGACATCACGATCGGGGTGCTCGGGCACGCCGGCGACGGCAACATGCACCCGACGGTGGTCTTCGACCAGGCCGACCCGGCGCAGGCCGAGCGGGCCCAGGTGGCGTTCGACCGGGTGATGGAGATCGGGCTGGAGCTCGGCGGCACGATCACCGGGGAACACGGGGTCGGGGTGCTGAAGCGGACCTGGCTGGCCGAGGAGATCGGGCCGGTCGCGCTCGACGTGCACCGGGCGATCAAGTCCGCGCTGGACCCGAAGAACCTGCTCAACCCAGGGAAGGTCGTTGCCGGCTGA
- the cseB gene encoding two-component system response regulator CseB, with translation MVEDDAVIREATQLTLERHGYDVTTAEDGLEAIERFEKIHPDVVMLDIMLPGLDGISVCRRIRETSTVPIVMVSARGDALDVVLGLEAGADDYVTKPFDTQVLVARLRAVMRRAVSDPERPAPTTGSGVESFGDLELDREALEVRRGGQTVQLTPTELKLLIEFANNPGVVLSRSTLLQRVWDYEWGGDGRLVDVHLQRLRTKIGADRIETVRGFGYKLRA, from the coding sequence ATGGTCGAGGACGACGCGGTGATCCGTGAGGCGACCCAGTTGACCCTCGAACGTCACGGCTACGACGTGACCACGGCCGAGGACGGCCTGGAGGCGATCGAGCGATTCGAGAAGATCCACCCGGACGTCGTGATGCTGGACATCATGCTGCCCGGGCTGGACGGCATCTCGGTGTGCCGGCGGATCCGGGAGACCAGCACGGTCCCGATCGTGATGGTGTCCGCGCGCGGTGACGCGCTGGACGTCGTCCTCGGGCTCGAGGCGGGCGCCGACGACTATGTGACCAAACCGTTCGACACCCAGGTGCTGGTGGCGCGGCTGCGGGCGGTGATGCGGCGCGCGGTCTCCGATCCGGAGCGCCCGGCGCCGACCACCGGGTCCGGCGTCGAGTCGTTCGGCGACCTGGAGCTGGACCGCGAGGCCCTGGAGGTCCGGCGGGGCGGGCAGACCGTCCAGTTGACGCCGACCGAGCTCAAGCTGCTGATCGAGTTCGCGAACAACCCCGGCGTGGTGCTCAGCCGGTCGACGCTGCTGCAGCGGGTCTGGGACTACGAGTGGGGTGGCGACGGCCGGCTGGTCGACGTCCACCTGCAACGGCTGCGGACCAAGATCGGTGCCGACCGCATCGAAACCGTCCGCGGCTTCGGGTACAAGCTGCGGGCGTAA
- the hppD gene encoding 4-hydroxyphenylpyruvate dioxygenase — MTSTDLTPAELDADLDLDQLKQLVGLVPYDESTDPFPVTAMDAVVFVVGNATQTAKWYQLAFGMDLVAYSGPETGDKDSKAYVLKAGSARFVISGGVSPKSPLLDHHRKHGDGVADLALEVPDVDKCIAHARKVGAVVLEEPNDVSDEHGTIRRAAIAAYGDTRHTLIDRSKYHGPYLPGFVAATTQVTRPEGHPKRLFQAVDHVVGNVELGKMDEWVAFYNKVMGFVNMAEFIGDDIATDYSALMSKVVANGNHRVKFPLNEPAIAKKKSQIDEFLEFYDGAGAQHIALATNDILRTVDIMRANGVEFLNTPDSYYEDPELRARIGEVRVPIEDLQARGILVDRDEDGYLLQIFTSPIGDRPTVFYELIERHGSLGFGKGNFKALFEAIEREQERRGNL, encoded by the coding sequence ATGACCAGCACCGACCTCACCCCCGCAGAGCTCGACGCCGATCTCGACCTCGACCAGCTGAAGCAGCTCGTCGGCCTGGTGCCGTACGACGAGAGCACCGACCCCTTCCCGGTCACCGCGATGGACGCGGTGGTGTTCGTGGTCGGCAACGCCACCCAGACCGCGAAGTGGTACCAGCTCGCGTTCGGCATGGACCTGGTCGCGTACTCCGGCCCGGAGACCGGCGACAAGGACAGCAAGGCGTACGTGCTGAAGGCCGGCTCCGCCCGGTTCGTGATCTCCGGCGGCGTCAGCCCGAAGAGCCCGCTGCTCGACCACCACCGCAAGCACGGTGACGGCGTCGCCGACCTCGCCCTCGAGGTCCCTGACGTCGACAAGTGCATCGCGCACGCCCGCAAGGTCGGCGCCGTCGTCCTCGAGGAGCCGAACGACGTGTCCGACGAGCACGGCACGATCCGCCGCGCGGCGATCGCGGCGTACGGCGACACGCGGCACACGCTGATCGACCGCAGCAAGTACCACGGCCCGTACCTGCCCGGCTTCGTCGCCGCGACGACCCAGGTCACCCGCCCGGAGGGGCACCCGAAGCGGCTGTTCCAGGCCGTCGACCACGTGGTCGGCAACGTCGAGCTCGGCAAGATGGACGAGTGGGTTGCCTTCTACAACAAGGTGATGGGCTTCGTGAACATGGCGGAGTTCATCGGCGACGACATCGCCACCGACTACTCGGCGCTGATGAGCAAGGTGGTCGCCAACGGCAACCACCGGGTGAAGTTCCCGCTGAACGAGCCGGCGATCGCGAAGAAGAAGTCGCAGATCGACGAGTTCCTGGAGTTCTACGACGGCGCCGGCGCGCAGCACATCGCGCTCGCCACCAACGACATCCTGCGCACCGTCGACATCATGCGAGCGAACGGCGTCGAGTTCCTGAACACCCCGGACTCGTACTACGAGGACCCGGAGCTGCGGGCCCGGATCGGCGAGGTCAGGGTGCCGATCGAGGACCTGCAGGCGCGCGGCATCCTGGTCGACCGCGACGAGGACGGCTACCTGCTGCAGATCTTCACGTCCCCGATCGGCGACCGCCCGACGGTGTTCTACGAACTGATCGAGCGGCACGGCTCGCTCGGCTTCGGCAAGGGCAACTTCAAGGCGCTGTTCGAGGCCATCGAGCGTGAACAGGAGCGCCGCGGCAACCTCTAG
- a CDS encoding helix-turn-helix domain-containing protein, translating into MPAETSQTLDRGLTVLELLADAPDGLSITELAGALGVSRTVVYRLVNTLELHRLVRRDSEGRARLGLAVLHYSRRVQPTLRDAALPVLRSLAEDTGATAHLTVADGEEALAIAVVEPSWTDYHVSYRMGSRHALDQGAAGKAILAGRRKPDPAGRPFVVTSGELQAGAQGVSSPVLGVPGVEASIGVVVLGKLDRDFVGPRVARAAVEVAKRLA; encoded by the coding sequence GTGCCCGCCGAGACCTCGCAGACGCTGGACCGGGGACTGACCGTCCTCGAGTTGCTGGCGGACGCCCCTGACGGGCTCTCGATCACCGAGCTCGCCGGGGCGCTGGGGGTCAGTCGGACGGTGGTGTACCGGCTGGTGAACACGCTCGAGCTGCACCGGCTCGTCCGGCGCGACAGCGAGGGGCGCGCGCGGCTCGGTCTCGCCGTACTGCACTACAGCCGGCGGGTGCAGCCGACGCTGCGGGACGCCGCGCTGCCGGTACTGCGTTCGCTCGCCGAGGACACGGGTGCTACAGCGCACCTGACGGTGGCGGACGGTGAGGAGGCGCTGGCGATCGCGGTCGTCGAGCCGAGCTGGACCGACTACCACGTCTCGTACCGGATGGGCTCCCGGCACGCCCTCGACCAGGGCGCCGCAGGCAAGGCAATCCTCGCCGGCCGCCGCAAACCCGACCCCGCCGGCCGCCCGTTCGTCGTCACGTCCGGCGAACTCCAAGCCGGCGCCCAAGGCGTCTCGTCCCCCGTCCTGGGCGTGCCCGGCGTCGAAGCCTCCATCGGCGTAGTAGTCCTCGGCAAACTGGACCGAGACTTCGTAGGCCCCCGAGTAGCCCGAGCCGCCGTAGAAGTAGCCAAACGCCTCGCCTAG
- a CDS encoding Lrp/AsnC family transcriptional regulator, with protein MPVDALDARILGLFAAEPRVGVLEASRRLGVARGTVQARLDRLQRDGVVRGWGPDLDTTAIGYPVTAFATLQIEQGSGHTTVAEALARIPEVLEVHTITGAEDLWCRIVARSNADLQRVIDQVVTVQGIQRASTVIALAEQIPHRVLPLLEAATKS; from the coding sequence ATGCCGGTGGATGCGCTGGACGCCCGGATCCTCGGGTTGTTCGCGGCCGAGCCGCGGGTCGGCGTACTGGAGGCGTCGCGCCGGCTCGGGGTCGCGCGGGGCACGGTGCAGGCGCGCCTCGACCGGCTGCAGCGCGACGGGGTGGTGCGGGGCTGGGGCCCGGACCTCGACACGACCGCGATCGGATATCCGGTGACGGCGTTCGCGACCCTGCAGATCGAGCAGGGCTCAGGTCACACGACGGTGGCCGAGGCGCTGGCCCGGATCCCCGAGGTCCTCGAGGTCCACACCATCACCGGCGCCGAGGACCTGTGGTGCCGCATAGTCGCGCGCTCCAACGCAGACCTGCAACGCGTCATCGACCAGGTGGTCACAGTCCAGGGCATCCAACGAGCCTCCACGGTGATCGCCCTGGCAGAGCAGATCCCCCACCGGGTGCTCCCCTTGCTGGAAGCCGCCACCAAGAGCTAG